Proteins encoded by one window of Aspergillus chevalieri M1 DNA, chromosome 6, nearly complete sequence:
- a CDS encoding uncharacterized protein (COG:S;~EggNog:ENOG410PTS5;~InterPro:IPR038799), which produces MAEEVSGNRMQTDTLEQQPQQQSTQELAHPEEPPAAEPVPEPEAVLEQPQPAAEQLASDDAPGPSDPPQHSIPETPLKTSVPDAPGAEGDEVSIDNNHTDDTANQTTNSTQNDIPEKTPDKVLDLQDNTVNDTTDDAHTDIPDDSISNKTNDDATEDRNSETAKLVEFTEDTAHTKIVTPVEPVGSAQPTESTEPTEAAAPIESTVFEAVESPAQPPNDIEPEQSVEQREPAQAEATEPAETGASIEIEKPAGPSENGVAQANQFKTQRSPVQQPTFSNREPTPSTAPSSSVSRAASSIPRAASPTAATSIEQDDASAAIQQPVPVSPLKPVLPPSPSSQGSIPSQRAASPAQSHGRQATSSGHRNSGSVPNYASSGSLSPMQKLASPVQKPAYPTYRAHSPMPKIHSPLARPYYSPMMSPHQTAHSHSQMGHPNPSMFPGAYSGLGGAFQSPVLSASGYLPPYTQNAYQGHPSMFPQQQQQLAHDRRFSGFSESNFMSSSFQNLRDLSMMNGNGVDGKFNDAKGHMPQSDVDGENIFLLQRLNDAIPDLSRLLHGYKTTQNKLIARESEIKQMQTQYEQSTMRKDFYIEALQNQMRKAANDNAEEISRLKHAVNEVRLELGDLDEKHKDLQEAFAVSQKSNEELSQQNAELECQVAKSDNGLKEERDAHDRETEALKQEHKEALAIQEQELTHAFERVMAEEATSYREAMKAIETKLLDQQRAMKDEYEVQKRQMQEAHDSLQADFDAKNAELESTQTQLSNTKDDLDTRHKEFEETREIYINEIETINAAFSDKERQWEEHRTDLEAQLSHRDEVLANVDQEKQKLEGDCSYKESQLQHAMDEMRTTMENLGKDHERLTKTLNSLGEATDLKSSKGDEFFLETFDELRRSIVTLSKEHFAYLPIDPPKSVLAKVPSELPSFLDNMPASRELRSAYIQHVISKTLNYRIFQPFLFTLGRRYDNADIFFQMLSMDIRRKSVRREAFWRQQTLKAAYTAPDAKHSINMTASVIVDEIVDHIKHFADPTQLDPLVMGVRKVVKLAAETWRHARVERGLIVASLPAPDAEGASNQDWEEYGTGKKGGGSGHVLLRTFPQITREVAHEDLVGDEERESPCTYSAGNVLYSDSPIIMARRQELLARKRKSV; this is translated from the exons CCACAGCCTGCTGCGGAGCAGCTTGCATCGGACGATGCTCCAGGACCTTCCGACCCACCACAACATTCGATTCCAGAGACACCATTAAAGACATCGGTACCTGACGCTCCTGGTGCTGAAGGTGATGAGGTGAGCATCGATAATAACCACACCGACGACACGGCCAATCAAACAACAAATTCGACACAAAACGATATACCGGAGAAAACACCGGACAAGGTCCTCGACTTGCAGGACAATACAGTCAATGACACCACCGACGATGCCCATACTGACATACCCGATGATTCCATTTCCAATAAGACCAACGATGATGCAACTGAGGATCGGAATTCGGAAACCGCAAAACTTGTCGAGTTTACGGAGGATACGGCTCATACAAAAATAGTTACGCCAGTCGAGCCTGTTGGGTCTGCACAACCCACTGAGTCAACAGAACCTACAGAAGCAGCTGCTCCTATAGAATCGACTGTGTTTGAGGCCGTGGAGTCGCCTGCTCAGCCACCTAATGACATAGAACCCGAGCAGTCTGTGGAACAACGAGAGCCTGCACAGGCCGAGGCCACAGAACCTGCAGAGACAGGGGCATCAATAGAAATTGAAAAACCTGCAGGGCCCTCTGAAAACGGCGTGGCCCAGGCCAATCAATTCAAGACGCAGCGCTCGCCTGTACAGCAACCTACATTCTCCAACCGCGAACCCACTCCCAGCACTGCACCGTCTTCATCCGTGTCACGGGCCGCGTCGTCTATTCCACGAGCTGCTTCGCCTACAGCTGCAACTTCAATTGAACAGGACGACGCCTCTGCAGCCATTCAACAGCCCGTGCCTGTGTCCCCTCTGAAGCCTGTCCTGCCTCCTTCACCATCGTCACAAGGCAGTATCCCTTCTCAAAGGGCTGCTTCTCCTGCACAGTCGCATGGACGACAAGCAACATCATCAGGGCACAGAAACAGTGGATCTGTGCCCAATTACGCATCGTCAGGATCGCTCTCGCCTATGCAGAAACTTGCATCTCCCGTGCAGAAGCCAGCATATCCCACGTATAGGGCCCATTCACCTATGCCCAAGATCCACAGTCCTCTTGCGCGCCCTTATTATTCTCCCATGATGTCCCCGCACCAAACAGcgcattcgcattcgcaAATGGGACATCCGAACCCGTCGATGTTTCCCGGTGCCTATTCGGGACTTGGGGGAGCTTTCCAGTCACCGGTTCTTAGTGCGAGTGGCTACTTGCCTCCGTACACGCAAAACGCTTACCAAGGTCATCCTTCGATGTTCccgcaacagcagcagcagcttgcACACGATCGTCGGTTTAGTGGTTTTTCTGAGTCGAATTTCATGTCATCTTCTTTTCAGAACCTGCGTGATCTGTCTATGATGAACGGAAATGGAGTTGACGGTAAATTCAACGATGCTAAAGGGCATATGCCACAGTCTGACGTCGATGGCGAGAATATATTCCTTCTCCAAAGGCTCAACGATGCCATCCCGGACCTGAGCCGCTTGCTTCATGGATACAAGACCACACAGAACAAACTCATAGCACGTGAATCGGAGATCAAACAAATGCAAACTCAATACGAACAATCGACAATGCGAAAAGACTTCTACATCGAGGCGCTACAAAACCAGATGCGAAAAGCTGCAAACGACAATGCGGAAGAAATCAGCAGGTTAAAGCATGCTGTCAACGAAGTTCGATTGGAATTGGGTGACCTTGACGAGAAGCACAAAGACCTACAGGAGGCTTTTGCTGTGTCGCAAAAGTCCAATGAGGAGCTCTCACAACAAAACGCTGAGCTTGAGTGCCAGGTCGCTAAGTCGGATAATGGCttgaaggaggaaagagacGCCCATGATAGGGAAACCGAAGCCCTCAAGCAAGAACACAAGGAAGCTCTCGCGATACAGGAACAGGAGCTCACGCATGCTTTTGAAAGGGTCATGGCTGAAGAAGCTACGTCGTATAGAGAAGCCATGAAGGCTATCGAGACGAAGTTGCTTGATCAGCAAAGAGCGATGAAAGACGAGTATGAGGTGCAAAAACGGCAGATGCAGGAAGCCCACGATTCTCTCCAGGCAGACTTTGATGCGAAGAATGCGGAACTGGAGTCGACACAAACCCAGTTGTCAAACACGAAAGACGATCTAGACACCAGGCACAAGGAATTCGAAGAGACTCGCGAGATTTACATAAATGAAATCGAAACCATTAATGCCGCATTTAGCGACAAAGAGCGGCAATGGGAAGAGCACCGTACCGACCTCGAGGCCCAGCTCTCGCACAGGGACGAGGTATTGGCCAACGTGGACCAGGAAAAGCAGAAACTGGAAGGCGACTGCAGTTATAAGGAAAGTCAACTGCAGCATGCAATGGATGAGATGCGGACGACCATGGAGAACTTGGGTAAAGATCATGAACGCTTGACGAAGACCCTGAACAGCCTTGGAGAGGCGACTGATCTAAAGAGTTCCAAGGGTGATGAATTCTT TCTGGAAACCTTCGATGAACTCCGCCGTTCTATTGTTACACTGTCAAAGGAGCACTTTGCATACCTCCCCATCGATCCTCCCAAGAGTGTCCTGGCGAAGGTCCCGTCAGAACTACCGTCGTTCCTCGACAACATGCCAGCATCACGCGAACTACGATCCGCCTACATCCAACATGTGATCTCCAAGACACTCAACTACCGCATATTCCAGCCCTTCCTCTTCACCCTGGGCCGCCGCTACGACAACGCAGACATCTTCTTCCAGATGCTGTCAATGGACATCCGCCGCAAGTCCGTCCGCCGCGAAGCCTTCTGGCGCCAGCAGACGCTCAAGGCGGCCTACACAGCCCCAGACGCAAAACATTCCATCAACATGACAGCCTCCGTTATAGTCGACGAGATCGTCGACCACATCAAACACTTTGCCGACCCGACACAGCTCGATCCACTGGTGATGGGCGTGCGGAAGGTCGTCAAGTTAGCTGCGGAGACTTGGCGACACGCGCGGGTTGAGCGGGGACTCATCGTGGCCAGTCTACCGGCGCCGGACGCGGAGGGAGCCTCGAACCAGGACTGGGAGGAATATGGAACGGGTAAGAAGGGAGGTGGTAGTGGACATGTGCTGCTCCGGACGTTTCCGCAGATCACGCGCGAGGTGGCGCATGAGGATCTTGTGGGAGATGAGGAGAGGGAATCACCATGCACCTACTCTGCGGGGAATGTGTTATATTCGGATTCTCCTATCATCATGGCGCGACGGCAGGAACTgttggcgaggaagaggaagtcgGTGTAG